Proteins co-encoded in one Synechococcus elongatus PCC 6301 genomic window:
- the rimP gene encoding ribosome maturation factor RimP translates to MAHPLIPAILDLARPIADDLDLEVVQAVFHTNQSPPILRLDIRSRVGDTGLEDCERMSRSFELALDEANIIPDAYVLEISSPGLSDTLESDRDFLSFKGFPVQVTSRSPNDDTVEQQGTLLGRDADSVYLNKRGRTVRIARSQVLEVKLIEQL, encoded by the coding sequence ATGGCTCATCCGCTTATTCCTGCCATTTTGGATCTGGCACGTCCCATTGCCGACGACCTCGACTTAGAGGTTGTCCAAGCGGTCTTTCACACCAACCAAAGCCCCCCTATCCTCCGCCTCGATATTCGGAGCCGTGTCGGGGATACCGGTCTTGAAGATTGTGAGCGAATGAGCCGGAGTTTCGAACTAGCACTTGATGAGGCCAACATCATTCCTGATGCCTACGTGCTGGAAATTTCTAGCCCTGGCCTCTCCGACACCCTTGAAAGCGATCGCGACTTTCTCTCCTTCAAAGGCTTTCCTGTCCAGGTGACCAGTCGCTCTCCCAACGACGACACTGTCGAGCAGCAAGGCACGCTCCTCGGTCGAGATGCAGATTCTGTCTATCTCAATAAACGGGGACGGACCGTCCGGATTGCCCGCAGTCAGGTGCTGGAAGTCAAGCTGATTGAACAGCTTTAG